CCGAGCTGGACGCATCGCCGAACACCTGTTGCAGCTGCACGCCGAACTGGCCGGTCTTGCTGGCATCGACCTTGACGATCAGGGCTTCCACATAGATCTGGGCGCGGCGGGTGTCGAGCTGCTCCACCACGGCGCGGATCTGGCGGTACATCGGCTCGGGCGCGGTGATGATCAGCGAGTTGGTCGCCGGATCGGCCTGCACGAAGCCGCCGGTGTTGACCTGCGCCTGCGCGGCCACCTGGGTGGACGCCCCGGTGCTGCCCGAGCCGCCGGACGAACCGCTGCTGCCGCCGCCGAAGGACGAGCTGTTGCCGGCAAAGCTGCCGCCGCCACCGCCCGAGCTGCCGGTCTGCGCGCCGGCGAAGCTGCCGGTCGACGACGAGGCGCCCGCGGAACCACCGCCGCCGCCACCGCTGTTGTTGGTGGTGAAGGCGGCGCGCAGCACCGTGGCCAGGCGCACCGCGTCGGCGTTCTTCAGATAGATCACCCGGATGTTGCCGGTCGCCGCATCCACGCCGGGCTGGTCGAGCTTGGCGATCATGGCGCGCAACTGCATCAGCTTGGCCGGGTTGGTGGCCCGCACGATCAGCGAGTTGCTGCGCGGATCCGCCAGCACGCTGGTGCCGCCGCCCTGGGCGCCGGCCACGCCGGGGTTGCCGCCGCCGCTGCCGCCGTCCGACAGGCGCTGCACCAGCTGCACGATGTCCGCCGCCACGGCATTGCGCAGCGGGATCACCTCGATGTCGGTGTTGGACGGCTGGTCCATCGCCGCGACGATGCGGCTGATGCGCTGCAGGTTCTCGGCGTAATCGGTGATCACCAGGCTGTTGTTGCCCGGGTTGGCATTGATCGTGTTGTTGGGGGTGATCAGCGGCCGCAGCACGGCCACGAGGTTGTTGGCGTTCTCGTGGTTGAGCTTGAAGATCTGGGTGACGATCTGGTCACCGCGCTGGCGGGCCTCGGTGCCGATGGTCACGCTGCCGGTCTGCAACTTGGCTTCAGCTTCGGGCACCAGCTTGAGCAGGCCGCCTGCATCCACCATGGCAAAGCCCAGGCCGCGCAGCGAGGCCAGGTAGCTGAGATAGGCCTCCTGCACCGGAACCGGCTGTTCGGCGGTCAGGGTCATCGTGCCCTTGACCCGCGGATCGACCAGGATGGGCTTGCCCAGCGCGGCGGACATGGCGCGAGACACCGCCTCGATGTCGGTGTTGACGAAGTTCAGCGTCACCGGTGTGCTGGGCCGAACGGCCGGCTGTCGACGAGTCGTCTGCTGCTGGGCCGTCTGGGCCTGCAGCGGCAGACTGGTCGCGATCAAGGCGATCGCCAGGCTCAAGGCCGTCGGTCGCATCAAGTGCTTGTTCATGCTCATCCCACCGAGATGATCGAGCGCACGCCATCGCGGCGCCCGATGATGTTCAACAAATTGGCCAATGCGGCTTCGCTGCCGGGAGCGGCGGTCGCCTCCCCTTCAAAGCGTGTCCGCGCGCCCAGGCTTCCCTGGCCGCTCAATTGGAGAGGACCGCGCTGCGTCTGCAACAGCAACTGCGGTGTGCTCGCGCCCATCAGGTTCAGCTGATAGCTGCCCAGGGGCGAGAGGCTCGACAAGCGCGAGGAAAAGTCCCGCAGCTCCAGCTGGGTCATGCCCTGGACCTGCCAGGCGCCCTTCGACTTCTCGACCACGAACTGCTGGGCGC
The Roseateles amylovorans genome window above contains:
- the gspD gene encoding type II secretion system secretin GspD; this translates as MNKHLMRPTALSLAIALIATSLPLQAQTAQQQTTRRQPAVRPSTPVTLNFVNTDIEAVSRAMSAALGKPILVDPRVKGTMTLTAEQPVPVQEAYLSYLASLRGLGFAMVDAGGLLKLVPEAEAKLQTGSVTIGTEARQRGDQIVTQIFKLNHENANNLVAVLRPLITPNNTINANPGNNSLVITDYAENLQRISRIVAAMDQPSNTDIEVIPLRNAVAADIVQLVQRLSDGGSGGGNPGVAGAQGGGTSVLADPRSNSLIVRATNPAKLMQLRAMIAKLDQPGVDAATGNIRVIYLKNADAVRLATVLRAAFTTNNSGGGGGGSAGASSSTGSFAGAQTGSSGGGGGSFAGNSSSFGGGSSGSSGGSGSTGASTQVAAQAQVNTGGFVQADPATNSLIITAPEPMYRQIRAVVEQLDTRRAQIYVEALIVKVDASKTGQFGVQLQQVFGDASSSVISALGTNFGTTGNILTLSAATVSGTTSSLAGAVGSVSPGLNLGFLKKVGSYYTLGAIANVLEQASGTNVLSTPSLVVQDNEEADLLIGRNVPVLSGSYSSSTSSSSSTVSPFATYERRDIGLRLKVKGQVGENGTVRMKVYQENSSVVDTATAATQGVTLDKSAVETSVTLEDGQVLVLGGLLKDDYSDGESKVPGLGDIPLLGYLFKTQNRTRAKSNLMIFLRPVVLRTPDSANGLTMDRYEAIRAYQNEVQPDKRIVLPNTGAPLLPEKPASSPLLPTPPTVPAPVPAPVPSAPVTTPLPPQSASDSAR